Genomic segment of Chloroflexota bacterium:
CAAGCAGGCCGGCGAGCTGGGCGTGAAGCCCGCGGGCGGCTTCGGCGAGACCGTGGCGCCGCCCACCCCCGACTTCGTCAAGACGCTCGGCGACTCGGCGGAAGGCGTGCTCGGCTCGACCCAGTGGGTCCCTCAGGTGAAGGGCGAGGACAAGTACTTCGGCACCGCCGCGGACTACGCCAAGGACTACAAGGCGAAGTTCGGGCGGGACCCCGAGTACCACAACGCCGAGGCGACGGCGGCCTGCCTGGCGCTGGCGCTCGGCCTCGAGAAGGCCGGCTCGACCGACACGCAGAAGGTGCGTGACGCCGTGGCGGGACTCGACGAGGAGACGTTCTTCGGCCCGATCGACTTCAACAAGCAGGGCGAGAACGAAGCCAAGCCGATGTCCGTCATCCAGATCCAGGGCGGCAAGCCGGTGACGGTGTGGCCGAAGGAGCAGGCAGAGAGCGAGCTGAAATGGCCCGCCGCCGGCTGAGCGCGGCGCGGTGACGGAGTTCCTCCAGTCCACGGTCTACGGCCTGCTCCAGGGAGGCCTGCTCGCCCTCGTGGCGGTGGGCTTCTCCCTGGTGTGGGGCGTGATGAACGTGGTGAACCTTGCCCACGGCACGTTCGTGGTGCTCGGGTCATACGTCGCCTGGCAGCTCAACAAGTCCGCGGGCGTGGACCCCTTCCTCGGGATGTTCGCGGCCGCGGCCTGCCTGTTCGTGGCGGGCTACGCGGTGCACATGCTGCTGATCAACCAGGTGATCAAGGCACCGATCTGGATGACGCTGTTGCTCACCTTCGGCCTCGAGTTGGTTCTGATCAACGCGATGGTGTTGCTCTTCAGCGGCGACTTCCGCTCGATCGAGACCGGCTGGGCGGCCGACGCGATCGCCCTGGGCGACGTGCGGATACCCTACGGCCGGCTCGCCGGCTTCCTGGTGGCCGTGGGCCTCACGCTGGCGCTGGTGGCCTTCATGTCGCGCACGCGGCTCGGCCTTGCCATCAAGGCAACCGGGATGGACCGTGACGCGGCACGGCTGATGGGGATCCGGGCGCGGCGCGTCTACGCCACCACGTTCGCCATCGCGGCCGCCATGGCCGGGGCGGCCGGGGCGATCGTGGGCACCGTGGGCACCTTCAGCCCGGCCTCCGCCCCCGCCTTCACGCTGCAGAGCTTCGTGATCGCGGTGCTCGGCGGCCTCGGCAACATGTGGGGCGCCCTGGCCGGCGGCCTGGTGCTCGGGTTGGTGCAGTCGTGGGGCGGCCAGTACCTGTCGGGCACGCTCGTCACCGCCATCGCCTTCGGGGTGCTGGTGGCGGTGCTGATCGTGCGCCCGGCCGGCCTGCTCGGCAAGCCCTACTACGAGGCGAGGGTCGAGATCTGATGGCCACCGACCCGCAGGCAGGGAAGCCGGCGTCCGCCGAGGGCCCCGGCGGAGCGCGCCGGCTGGGGTTCCTGAGCGGCCGCGCCGGCTGGGCCGCCGCGGCGGTGGCGCTCCTGTTCTTCATCGCCCTCCCCGTGCAGCTGTACGGCAGCCAGCAGCGCACCCTCGCCGCCGCGTTCATGTTCGTCGCGCTGGCGCAGGGCTGGAACCTGATTGGCGGCTTCGCCGGCTACCCGAGCTTCGGCAACGTCGTGTTCTTCGGCCTCGGGGGCTACACCACGGCGATCTTGATGGCGAAGGCCGGCGCCTCGTTCTACGTGGCGCTTCCCGCCGCCGCCCTCGTGGGGCTCGGTTTCGCGGCGCTGATGGGCGTGCCGGTGCTGAGGTTGCGGGGGCACTACTTCGCGATCGCCACGCTGGGCGTGGCGGAGGGCATGCGCGAGGTCGTGCTCAACCTCGACGGGCTCACCGGCGGGGGCTCGGGCCTCACGGTTCCCGCCGTGGGCATCGAGGCGACCACGTCCTACCCCGGCAACGCCGGCTTCTACTACATGTTCCTGGCGCTGGCGGTGCTCGCCACCGCGGTCGTGCTCTGGGTGTCGCGCAGCCGCTTCGGCTACGGGCTGCGGGCGATCAACCAGGACGAGGACGCCGCGGCCGCGATGGGCATCGACACCACGCGCGCCAAGATCGGCGCTTTCGCCCTCGCGGGTGTCATCACCTCGCTCGCCGGCGCGATGTACGCCTTCCAGCAGGTCACGATCTACCCGGCCCGGCTCTTCGACGTGCAGATCA
This window contains:
- a CDS encoding branched-chain amino acid ABC transporter permease, translated to MTEFLQSTVYGLLQGGLLALVAVGFSLVWGVMNVVNLAHGTFVVLGSYVAWQLNKSAGVDPFLGMFAAAACLFVAGYAVHMLLINQVIKAPIWMTLLLTFGLELVLINAMVLLFSGDFRSIETGWAADAIALGDVRIPYGRLAGFLVAVGLTLALVAFMSRTRLGLAIKATGMDRDAARLMGIRARRVYATTFAIAAAMAGAAGAIVGTVGTFSPASAPAFTLQSFVIAVLGGLGNMWGALAGGLVLGLVQSWGGQYLSGTLVTAIAFGVLVAVLIVRPAGLLGKPYYEARVEI
- a CDS encoding branched-chain amino acid ABC transporter permease — translated: MATDPQAGKPASAEGPGGARRLGFLSGRAGWAAAAVALLFFIALPVQLYGSQQRTLAAAFMFVALAQGWNLIGGFAGYPSFGNVVFFGLGGYTTAILMAKAGASFYVALPAAALVGLGFAALMGVPVLRLRGHYFAIATLGVAEGMREVVLNLDGLTGGGSGLTVPAVGIEATTSYPGNAGFYYMFLALAVLATAVVLWVSRSRFGYGLRAINQDEDAAAAMGIDTTRAKIGAFALAGVITSLAGAMYAFQQVTIYPARLFDVQITLLMVVMAVIGGSGTVVGPVLGALGLQFLSEYLRDNLTDYHTFVFGVIIVVAVILLPQGLVRFVREGWRTRRFSLLDNVRAYRL